In one window of Brassica rapa cultivar Chiifu-401-42 chromosome A07, CAAS_Brap_v3.01, whole genome shotgun sequence DNA:
- the LOC103850231 gene encoding probable GABA transporter 2, with the protein MADPPRSDLFPSSRLDSDAGALFVLQSKGEWWHAGFHLTTAIVGPTILTLPYAFRGLGWWLGFVCLTTMGLVTFYAYYLMSKVLDHCEKAGRRHIRFRELAADVLGSGWMFYVVIFIQTAINTGIGIGAILLAGQCLDIMYSSLFPQGTLKLYEFIAMVTAVMIVLSQLPSFHSLRHINCASLLLSLGYTFLVVGACINLGLSKHAPKREYSLEPSDSGRVFSAFTSISIIAAIFGNGILPEIQATLAPPATGKMLKGLILCYTVIFFTFYSAAISGYWVFGSNSSSNILKNLMPDEGPTLAPIVVIGLAVIFVLLQLFAIGLVYSQVAYEIMEKNSADTTKGMFSSRNLVPRLILRTLYMAFCGFMAAMLPFFGDINAVVGAFGFIPLDFVLPMLLYNMTYKPTKRSFTYWINMTIMVVFTCAGLMGAFSSVRKLVLDANKFKLFSSEVVD; encoded by the exons ATGGCGGATCCTCCAAGATCCGACCTGTTTCCTTCTTCTCGGCTCGATTCCGACGCCGGAGCTCTCTTTGTCCTCCAATCAAAAG GCGAGTGGTGGCACGCCGGGTTTCATCTCACGACGGCTATCGTGGGACCCACGATACTGACGTTACCGTACGCATTCAGGGGACTGGGGTGGTGGTTGGGGTTTGTGTGCTTGACGACGATGGGACTCGTCACTTTCTACGCTTACTACCTCATGTCTAAGGTTCTCGATCACTGTGAAAAAGCTGGCCGCCGTCACATCCGATTCCGGGAACTCGCCGCCGACGTTCTCG GATCAGGATGGATGTTTTATGTAGTGATATTCATTCAAACAGCTATCAACACTGGAATCGGTATAGGCGCCATTCTACTCGCAGGCCAATGTCTTGAT ATAATGTACTCGAGTCTTTTCCCACAAGGAACCTTGAAGCTCTACGAGTTCATTGCTATGGTCACAGCCGTGATGATTGTTCTGTCACAGCTCCCAAGTTTTCATTCTCTTAGACACATTAACTGTGCGTCTCTTCTTCTCAGCTTAGGCTACACTTTCCTCGTCGTTGGGGCTTGTATCAACCTAG GCTTGTCTAAACACGCTCCTAAACGTGAGTATTCACTAGAGCCTTCGGACTCAGGGAGAGTTTTTAGTGCCTTTACATCCATTTCGATCATTGCTGCCATTTTTGGAAATGGAATTCTACCAGAAATACAG GCAACTCTTGCTCCACCAGCTACAGGGAAGATGCTGAAAGGACTAATTTTGTGTTATACTGTGATCTTCTTCACGTTTTACTCGGCTGCAATTTCTGGTTATTGGGTATTTGGTAGTAACTCGAGCTCTAACATTCTCAAGAACCTAATGCCTGACGAAGGACCGACTTTGGCTCCTATCGTCGTCATTGGCCTAGCGGTCATCTTTGTTCTTCTTCAGCTCTTCGCCATCGGCCTC gtgtATTCACAAGTTGCGTATGAGATAATGGAGAAGAACTCGGCGGATACAACAAAAGGGATGTTCTCAAGCCGCAACCTGGTGCCGCGTTTGATACTGAGAACGCTATATATGGCGTTTTGTGGGTTCATGGCAGCCATGCTACCCTTCTTTGGGGATATAAACGCGGTGGTAGGAGCGTTTGGGTTTATCCCACTCGATTTCGTGCTGCCCATGCTTCTATACAACATGACATATAAGCCTACGAAACGGAGCTTCACGTACTGGATAAACATGACGATAATGGTTGTGTTCACTTGTGCGGGCCTCATGGGAGCTTTCTCCTCTGTTAGGAAACTTGTTCTTGATGCTAATAAGTTCAAGTTGTTTAGTAGTGAAGTTGTTGATTAG